A single region of the Nostoc sp. MS1 genome encodes:
- a CDS encoding Bax inhibitor-1 family protein, whose amino-acid sequence MSNTSNFREAIREAKSHALVGPNVIANALPYVGGGLVLTALGTYGGLGVIRTNPGIFFPTFIGAVIVELILFFVAQNVAQKGNKGVALPLLATYSLLSGYTLSGLVYVALRSQGVGIQGIGLAALGCGVTFIAARQIGSNLSEQDGMALTKTINLGVIALLVVCLVQFGFAMFGVYTPNWLEIAISGLGVFLFVGVSVVDFYILPRTYSDDQYLPAALSMYLTYINLFVFILRLLIAINGRD is encoded by the coding sequence ATGAGCAATACCAGTAATTTTCGTGAAGCTATCCGTGAGGCTAAATCTCACGCCCTCGTTGGCCCAAACGTAATTGCCAACGCCCTCCCCTACGTCGGTGGTGGATTGGTGCTAACCGCATTAGGAACTTACGGCGGTTTGGGAGTTATCCGTACTAACCCCGGAATATTCTTTCCTACCTTCATTGGTGCGGTGATTGTAGAGTTAATATTGTTCTTTGTGGCCCAAAATGTTGCCCAAAAAGGTAACAAGGGTGTTGCACTACCCCTGCTGGCAACCTACAGTCTCTTGTCTGGATATACTCTTAGTGGCTTGGTTTATGTCGCTTTGAGATCCCAAGGTGTTGGCATTCAAGGTATTGGTTTAGCTGCCCTTGGTTGTGGCGTTACCTTTATTGCTGCCCGTCAAATTGGTTCAAATCTTTCTGAACAAGATGGCATGGCTTTGACAAAAACCATCAATCTCGGCGTTATCGCCTTGCTGGTTGTATGCCTTGTCCAATTTGGGTTTGCCATGTTTGGTGTTTACACGCCAAATTGGTTAGAAATCGCCATCTCCGGTTTAGGAGTATTCCTGTTTGTTGGGGTTTCCGTTGTTGATTTCTACATCTTGCCCCGCACTTACAGCGATGACCAATATCTGCCTGCTGCTTTGTCGATGTACCTTACTTACATCAACTTGTTTGTCTTTATCTTGCGGTTGCTAATTGCCATCAATGGCCGCGATTAA